A single genomic interval of Microbacterium sp. BLY harbors:
- a CDS encoding alpha/beta fold hydrolase, with the protein MSGSDEQFFPGFATTRVATDEAEIFVRHGGAGPAVVLLHGHPRTSATWHRVAPLLVAQGYTVICPDLRGYGRSRGPAPTPDHAAHAKRAVAADIRAVAARLGHDRFRLVGHDRGSYVALRLTLDHPEAVTQVALLDCLPITEHLRRCDAAFATRWWHWFFFAQPEIPERVIGADPEAWYAPKADPATMGAANHAEFLRAIRDPAVVRAMLEDYRAGLTIDRAHEEADRAAGRRLRMPTLVLWSERDDLADLHGDPLRIWQEWADDVRGHGIDSGHHMAEEAPGALAAALTGFFGATPPPRT; encoded by the coding sequence ATGAGCGGAAGCGACGAGCAGTTCTTCCCCGGCTTCGCGACGACGCGGGTCGCGACCGACGAGGCGGAGATCTTCGTCCGTCACGGCGGAGCGGGCCCCGCCGTGGTGCTCCTGCACGGCCATCCCCGCACCTCGGCGACCTGGCACCGGGTGGCTCCTCTCCTGGTCGCCCAGGGCTACACGGTGATCTGTCCCGACCTGCGCGGCTACGGACGCTCCCGCGGTCCCGCGCCGACCCCCGACCACGCCGCGCACGCCAAGCGTGCGGTCGCGGCCGACATCCGGGCCGTGGCCGCACGACTCGGGCACGACCGTTTCCGCCTCGTCGGCCACGACCGCGGCAGCTACGTCGCCCTCCGCCTCACGCTCGATCATCCGGAAGCGGTCACGCAGGTCGCTCTCCTCGACTGCCTGCCGATCACGGAGCATCTGCGCCGCTGCGATGCCGCCTTCGCCACCCGCTGGTGGCACTGGTTCTTCTTCGCCCAGCCCGAGATCCCGGAGCGCGTCATCGGTGCGGACCCGGAGGCCTGGTACGCCCCCAAGGCCGACCCGGCGACGATGGGCGCGGCGAACCATGCCGAGTTCCTGCGGGCGATCCGAGATCCCGCGGTCGTCCGGGCGATGCTCGAGGACTACCGCGCCGGCCTGACGATCGACCGCGCGCACGAGGAGGCGGATCGTGCCGCCGGGCGTCGGCTCCGGATGCCGACGCTCGTGCTGTGGTCGGAGCGCGACGACCTCGCGGACCTGCACGGCGATCCCCTCCGCATCTGGCAGGAGTGGGCCGACGACGTCCGCGGGCACGGCATCGACAGCGGGCACCACATGGCGGAGGAGGCCCCGGGTGCCCTCGCCGCGGCCCTGACCGGATTCTTCGGCGCCACCCCTCCCCCGCGGACGTAG
- a CDS encoding cation transporter — protein MTETTRFGRTQLPEEQAQAIRKAVRWEIFTIVYTSITIAVIALVVGESQAMRTAWIEDMLSLIPQFAFLLALLFVRRRPTRTHPYGLHRAMGVGHLVAGVALLAVGLNLAIEAVGGLLRAEHPTIGTVQLFGQSIWLGWLMVAVMAVVIVGPVFFYGPAKAKLAPVLHNKLLYADADMAKADWQTTVASIIGVLGVGAGIWWLDGAAALFISLGIIWDGFRNTRTAIVDLMDQRARTFDSTEPHPLARDVVSYLRSRPWVERAAVRMRDQGQVFHIEAFVVPHHRTVRVADLTAAAAGITDLDWKVQDVAVIPVEELPDEADPGR, from the coding sequence ATGACCGAGACGACGCGCTTCGGGCGCACCCAGCTCCCCGAAGAACAGGCGCAGGCCATCAGGAAGGCGGTGCGCTGGGAGATCTTCACGATCGTCTACACCTCGATCACGATCGCGGTGATCGCGCTGGTCGTCGGGGAGTCCCAGGCGATGCGCACCGCATGGATCGAGGACATGCTGTCGCTCATCCCGCAGTTCGCCTTCCTCCTCGCGCTGCTGTTCGTGCGCCGCCGCCCGACGCGGACGCACCCGTACGGCCTGCACCGCGCGATGGGCGTCGGCCACCTCGTCGCCGGGGTCGCCCTCCTGGCGGTCGGCCTCAACCTCGCCATCGAGGCCGTGGGCGGACTCCTCCGCGCGGAGCATCCGACGATCGGCACCGTGCAGCTGTTCGGCCAGTCGATCTGGCTGGGCTGGCTCATGGTGGCCGTCATGGCGGTCGTGATCGTCGGTCCGGTGTTCTTCTACGGGCCCGCGAAGGCGAAGCTCGCCCCGGTCCTGCACAACAAGCTCCTCTATGCCGACGCCGACATGGCCAAGGCCGACTGGCAGACGACGGTCGCCTCGATCATAGGCGTGCTCGGCGTCGGCGCGGGCATCTGGTGGCTCGACGGCGCCGCCGCGCTCTTCATCTCGCTGGGCATCATCTGGGACGGCTTCCGCAACACGAGGACGGCGATCGTCGACCTCATGGACCAGCGCGCGCGGACCTTCGACAGCACCGAGCCGCACCCACTGGCCCGCGATGTCGTGTCGTACCTGCGCAGCCGCCCGTGGGTGGAGCGCGCCGCCGTCCGCATGCGCGATCAGGGCCAGGTGTTCCACATCGAGGCCTTCGTCGTGCCGCACCACCGCACGGTGCGCGTCGCCGACCTCACCGCCGCCGCCGCGGGGATCACCGACCTGGACTGGAAGGTGCAGGACGTGGCGGTGATCCCGGTCGAGGAGCTGCCCGACGAAGCGGATCCCGGCCGATGA
- a CDS encoding helix-turn-helix transcriptional regulator, protein MKNSLRERRQEAGWSQARLAELAGVTRLTVISIEKGRFDPSLPLAFRLASLFGIRIEELFDPEVEDSPQ, encoded by the coding sequence ATGAAGAACTCGCTGCGAGAGCGCCGTCAGGAAGCCGGCTGGTCGCAGGCCCGCCTCGCTGAACTGGCCGGTGTGACCCGCCTGACCGTGATATCGATCGAGAAGGGCCGCTTCGACCCCAGTCTGCCCCTCGCGTTCCGCCTGGCATCGTTGTTCGGGATCCGCATCGAGGAACTCTTCGACCCAGAGGTCGAAGATTCCCCGCAATAG
- a CDS encoding SIP domain-containing protein, translating into MTSAHEHVDDPDWEALEGAVLIAGDAADTAAIARVAARLPGGAHGVVLIEAAAPVQRRHIDVPAGVSVRWLVRADGAHAHTRGERLANAVYAWCLEWTCAEPPEHWTVWLGPHTPPHVARMARSLLGVAN; encoded by the coding sequence ATGACCAGCGCGCACGAGCATGTGGACGATCCGGACTGGGAAGCCCTGGAAGGGGCGGTTCTCATCGCGGGCGATGCCGCCGACACGGCGGCGATCGCCCGTGTCGCGGCGCGGCTCCCGGGAGGAGCGCACGGCGTCGTCCTCATCGAGGCCGCCGCTCCGGTCCAGCGCCGACACATCGACGTCCCCGCGGGCGTCTCGGTGCGCTGGCTCGTGCGTGCCGACGGTGCGCACGCGCACACGCGGGGCGAACGTCTCGCGAACGCCGTCTACGCCTGGTGCCTGGAATGGACGTGCGCCGAGCCTCCGGAGCACTGGACGGTCTGGTTGGGCCCGCACACCCCGCCGCACGTGGCGCGCATGGCGCGCAGCCTCCTCGGCGTCGCGAACTGA
- a CDS encoding adenylyltransferase/cytidyltransferase family protein — MGTRIGYAVGAFDLFHVGHLNLLRHAKQHCDILIAGVVSDEMLRQVKGIEPVIPTAERAEIVRHISFVDDVYVETTPSKMDSWRDVQFTHFFKGDDWRGTEKGLRLESEFAAVGVEVVYFPYTAHTSSSALRRALDAITANAAVPAVGATR; from the coding sequence ATGGGGACACGTATCGGCTATGCCGTCGGAGCTTTCGACCTTTTTCACGTCGGGCATCTCAATCTGCTGCGGCACGCCAAACAGCACTGCGACATTCTGATCGCCGGCGTCGTGAGCGACGAGATGCTGCGGCAGGTCAAGGGGATCGAGCCCGTCATCCCGACCGCGGAGCGTGCCGAGATCGTGCGGCACATCTCCTTCGTCGACGACGTCTACGTCGAGACGACGCCGTCGAAGATGGACTCGTGGCGCGACGTGCAGTTCACGCACTTCTTCAAGGGCGACGACTGGCGCGGCACCGAGAAGGGCCTGCGTCTGGAGAGCGAGTTCGCGGCCGTGGGCGTCGAGGTCGTCTACTTCCCGTACACCGCGCACACGTCGAGCTCGGCCCTGCGCCGCGCCCTCGACGCGATCACCGCGAACGCCGCCGTCCCGGCCGTCGGCGCGACGCGCTGA
- a CDS encoding glycosyltransferase: protein MGSRNEGDHVGAGVTVIVPTFNERDNVAELVQRTAAALAGRNAEILFVDDSDDDTTAEVARVAADAPLPVRVIHRTDNIGGLGGAVVVGLGAADADVCIVMDGDLQHPPELLPALLDRYAAGDADVVAASRYIGGGDTSGLGTAVRFGVSRAATWLTRAMFPRRLARSTDPMTGFFLVDRRRLDLSSLQPRGFKILLEILARTDLRIAEVPMEFAERRHGTSKASLRQGATFIAHLARLRFGKMSLFAAIGVLGAIANLAIMWALTAAGVPYVWAAIIGAEVTIIGNFLLQERFVFADMRTDARSAGVRFAASFTFNNVEAALRIPVMALMVESWHISSVLATALSLVVAFFARFLFHSLVVYAPRRRRKEREAAGEPEPDTATLRVIRAIDAEAMKPGEL, encoded by the coding sequence ATGGGGTCGCGGAACGAAGGGGACCACGTGGGGGCAGGGGTCACGGTCATCGTGCCGACGTTCAACGAGCGCGACAACGTCGCCGAACTCGTGCAGCGGACGGCCGCGGCGCTGGCGGGGCGCAACGCCGAGATCCTCTTCGTCGACGACAGCGACGACGACACCACGGCCGAGGTGGCACGCGTCGCCGCCGATGCGCCACTGCCGGTCCGCGTCATCCACCGGACGGACAACATCGGCGGTCTCGGGGGCGCCGTCGTCGTCGGCCTCGGCGCCGCGGACGCCGATGTCTGCATCGTCATGGACGGCGACCTCCAGCATCCGCCCGAGCTGCTTCCGGCACTGCTCGACCGCTACGCGGCGGGCGACGCGGACGTCGTGGCCGCGTCGCGCTACATCGGCGGCGGTGACACCAGCGGACTCGGGACGGCGGTGCGCTTCGGCGTCTCGCGGGCGGCGACCTGGCTCACCCGTGCCATGTTCCCGCGCCGCCTCGCCCGCAGCACCGACCCCATGACGGGGTTCTTCCTCGTGGACCGCCGGCGCCTCGACCTCTCCTCGCTGCAGCCGCGGGGGTTCAAGATCCTCCTCGAGATCCTCGCCCGCACCGACCTGCGGATCGCCGAGGTGCCGATGGAGTTCGCGGAGCGCCGGCACGGCACGTCCAAGGCGAGCCTGCGACAGGGTGCGACGTTCATCGCGCACCTCGCCCGGCTGCGCTTCGGCAAGATGTCGCTGTTCGCCGCGATCGGCGTGCTCGGTGCCATCGCCAACCTGGCGATCATGTGGGCGCTGACCGCGGCGGGCGTGCCCTACGTCTGGGCGGCCATCATCGGCGCCGAGGTCACGATCATCGGCAACTTCCTGCTGCAGGAGCGCTTCGTCTTCGCCGACATGCGCACCGACGCCCGCAGCGCCGGGGTGCGGTTCGCGGCGTCCTTCACGTTCAACAACGTCGAGGCGGCCCTGCGCATCCCCGTGATGGCGCTCATGGTCGAGTCGTGGCACATTTCCAGCGTGCTCGCCACGGCACTGTCGCTCGTCGTGGCGTTCTTCGCCCGGTTCCTGTTCCACTCGCTGGTCGTCTACGCGCCGCGCCGGCGCCGCAAGGAGCGGGAGGCGGCGGGCGAGCCGGAGCCCGACACCGCCACCCTCCGCGTCATCCGCGCGATCGACGCGGAGGCGATGAAGCCGGGCGAGCTCTAG